In a genomic window of Variovorax paradoxus:
- a CDS encoding TetR/AcrR family transcriptional regulator — translation MTDRNMNRRDEPAAERPQRKPGRPVSVEKRQAILDAAIEEFTGTGYDYVSMDTIAARAEVSKRTLYNQFESKEGLFAALVAEVAQRIVTSTTITYDAEVGLEEQLLSYANESRLLMTRPRNVKLLRAVLGEHIRHPERVEPLLHKFWLTEYGLVEWMKRAKADGRLSGDPTLMSHMLGSMMKSVVFWPTVLGRGNPSGVAEKKQISESVGMFLAYFAARR, via the coding sequence ATGACTGATCGCAACATGAATCGGCGGGATGAGCCCGCCGCAGAACGGCCACAAAGAAAGCCGGGGCGTCCGGTGTCGGTAGAAAAGCGCCAGGCAATTCTCGATGCGGCCATCGAAGAGTTCACGGGAACTGGTTACGACTATGTCAGCATGGACACGATTGCAGCGCGAGCGGAAGTGTCGAAGCGCACGCTCTACAACCAATTCGAGAGCAAGGAGGGGCTCTTTGCAGCCCTCGTCGCTGAAGTTGCGCAGCGTATCGTGACTTCGACCACGATCACCTACGATGCCGAGGTCGGCCTCGAGGAACAGTTGCTGTCGTATGCCAATGAATCGCGTTTGCTGATGACGCGGCCTCGAAACGTCAAGTTGCTGAGAGCCGTGCTCGGCGAGCATATTCGACACCCGGAGCGAGTCGAGCCCTTGTTGCACAAGTTCTGGCTCACCGAGTACGGACTCGTCGAATGGATGAAGCGGGCCAAGGCCGATGGCCGCCTCTCAGGCGACCCGACTCTCATGAGTCACATGTTGGGCTCGATGATGAAGTCTGTCGTCTTCTGGCCAACCGTTCTGGGGCGCGGCAACCCCTCCGGGGTTGCGGAAAAGAAGCAAATTTCTGAGTCAGTCGGGATGTTTCTCGCCTACTTCGCTGCGCGCCGCTAG
- a CDS encoding PhoX family phosphatase, translating into MAKNFDRMEDSNPSANPTIHEVSDPARRVLVRGGLAAAVAGLFGPLAGCASTAAGGSGAVAGLGRAIGFKGIAMAAVDQVVVPEGYSAQVLYRWGDPTGVAGSMPAFKTDGSNSADDQALQAGMHHDGMAFFPIEGSNRGLLVLNHEYVDDGLLHVDGMKTWTPEKVRKSMNAHGVSVIELRRDGAKWSQVLPSRFARRVTALTPMTLSGPAAGHPMLRTAADPSGTQVLGTFNNCSNGQTPWGTYLTCEENFADYFEGPESPDAHQKRWGIRKGNGAKYRWHEHEPRFDAAKHPNEANRYGWVVEIDPQDPASTPRKRTAMGRAAHEGAATALTADGRAVVYMGEDSRFEYIYKFVSRDAVKPGGAAANRELLDHGTLYVARFDVDGSGEWLPLVQGKNGLVADKGFASQGDVLIKSRQASDLLGATRMDRPEWTTVDPLTKEVYCTLTNNSNRGGAGQPFMDAANPRSNNTMGQIIRWKEQGDLDGTKFAWNHVVLAGDPKQSRWEAQGNVKGDAFGSPDGLMVDARGVLWIQTDVSTSTLGKGDYTNLPNNQMLACDPTQGEIRRFLLGPAGCEITGLTATPDLRTLFINIQHPGEPANERSDPDRPLAVSKWPDGAGRPRSATVAITKNDGSVVGT; encoded by the coding sequence ATGGCCAAGAATTTCGACCGGATGGAGGACTCCAACCCCAGCGCCAACCCCACGATCCACGAGGTGTCCGATCCGGCGCGCCGCGTGCTCGTGCGCGGCGGCCTCGCGGCCGCGGTGGCGGGCCTGTTCGGCCCGCTCGCGGGCTGTGCATCGACCGCCGCTGGCGGCAGTGGCGCGGTCGCCGGCCTGGGCCGCGCGATCGGCTTCAAGGGCATCGCGATGGCCGCGGTCGACCAGGTGGTGGTGCCCGAGGGCTACAGCGCGCAGGTGCTCTACCGCTGGGGCGACCCGACCGGCGTGGCCGGCAGCATGCCCGCCTTCAAAACCGACGGCTCCAACTCGGCCGACGATCAGGCGCTGCAGGCCGGCATGCACCACGACGGCATGGCCTTCTTCCCGATCGAGGGCTCGAACCGCGGCCTGCTGGTGCTGAACCACGAGTACGTCGACGACGGCCTGCTGCACGTCGATGGCATGAAGACCTGGACCCCCGAGAAGGTGCGCAAGTCGATGAACGCGCACGGCGTGTCGGTGATCGAGCTGCGGCGCGACGGCGCGAAGTGGTCGCAGGTGCTGCCCTCGCGCTTCGCGCGCCGCGTCACCGCGCTCACGCCGATGACGCTGAGCGGCCCGGCCGCCGGCCATCCGATGCTGCGCACGGCCGCCGACCCGAGCGGCACGCAGGTGCTGGGCACCTTCAACAACTGCTCGAACGGCCAGACGCCCTGGGGCACCTACCTGACCTGCGAGGAGAACTTCGCCGACTACTTCGAGGGCCCCGAGTCGCCCGACGCGCACCAGAAGCGCTGGGGCATCCGCAAGGGCAACGGCGCCAAGTACCGCTGGCACGAGCACGAGCCGCGCTTCGACGCGGCGAAGCATCCGAACGAGGCCAATCGCTACGGCTGGGTGGTGGAGATCGATCCGCAGGACCCGGCCTCCACGCCGCGCAAGCGCACCGCGATGGGCCGCGCCGCGCACGAGGGCGCGGCCACCGCGCTGACCGCCGACGGCCGTGCCGTGGTCTACATGGGCGAGGACTCGCGCTTCGAATACATCTACAAGTTCGTGAGCCGCGACGCGGTGAAGCCCGGCGGCGCGGCCGCCAACCGCGAGCTGCTCGACCACGGCACGCTCTACGTGGCGCGCTTCGACGTCGACGGCAGCGGCGAATGGCTGCCGCTCGTGCAGGGCAAGAACGGACTCGTGGCCGACAAGGGTTTCGCGAGCCAGGGCGACGTGCTGATCAAGTCGCGCCAGGCCAGCGACCTGCTGGGCGCGACCAGGATGGACCGTCCGGAGTGGACCACCGTCGATCCGCTGACCAAGGAGGTCTACTGCACGCTGACCAACAACAGCAACCGTGGTGGTGCCGGCCAGCCGTTCATGGACGCGGCCAATCCGCGCTCCAACAACACCATGGGCCAGATCATCCGCTGGAAGGAGCAGGGCGACCTCGACGGCACCAAGTTCGCGTGGAACCACGTGGTGCTCGCGGGCGATCCGAAGCAGTCGCGCTGGGAAGCGCAGGGCAACGTCAAGGGCGACGCCTTCGGCAGCCCCGACGGCCTGATGGTCGATGCGCGCGGCGTGCTGTGGATCCAGACCGACGTCTCGACCTCCACGCTCGGCAAGGGCGACTACACCAACCTGCCGAACAACCAGATGCTGGCCTGCGACCCGACCCAGGGCGAGATCCGCCGCTTCCTGCTCGGCCCGGCCGGTTGCGAGATCACCGGCCTCACGGCCACGCCCGACCTGCGCACGCTGTTCATCAACATCCAGCATCCGGGCGAGCCGGCCAACGAGCGCAGCGATCCCGATCGCCCGCTCGCGGTGTCGAAATGGCCCGACGGCGCGGGCCGCCCGCGCTCGGCGACGGTCGCGATCACGAAGAACGACGGCAGCGTGGTCGGGACCTGA
- a CDS encoding aspartate/glutamate racemase family protein, which produces MPIRIRVVTPPAKLREIEDLAEGGALQLSQVNIADGPRSIESPADEHRCLPGVLARIEEAEAQGLDAVVVDCFADPGVTAARECVAMPVIGPGEASLHLAATLGRRLAIVTVLESVRPMIDALAERTALGPRLAPLRVVDTAVRELDADPERLLARLTEAAARAVRDDGADAIVLGCTGFLGVRDALARALAAQGLAVPVIHPLRSAVLLAATQVRLGLRHRAARPAR; this is translated from the coding sequence ATGCCGATCCGCATCCGCGTCGTCACGCCCCCCGCGAAGCTGCGCGAGATCGAGGATCTCGCCGAAGGCGGCGCACTGCAGCTGTCGCAGGTCAACATCGCCGACGGGCCGCGCTCGATCGAGAGCCCGGCCGACGAGCACCGCTGCCTGCCCGGCGTGCTCGCGCGCATCGAGGAGGCCGAGGCGCAGGGCCTCGATGCGGTGGTGGTCGACTGTTTCGCCGATCCCGGCGTGACGGCCGCGCGCGAGTGCGTGGCAATGCCCGTCATCGGCCCGGGCGAGGCCAGCCTGCACCTGGCGGCGACGCTCGGCCGGCGGCTCGCGATCGTTACGGTGCTCGAGAGCGTGCGCCCGATGATCGATGCCCTCGCCGAGCGCACCGCGCTGGGCCCGCGGCTGGCGCCGCTGCGCGTGGTCGATACCGCGGTGCGCGAACTCGACGCCGATCCCGAACGGCTGCTCGCTCGCCTGACCGAAGCGGCGGCGCGGGCCGTGCGCGACGATGGCGCCGATGCGATCGTGCTGGGCTGCACCGGCTTCCTGGGCGTGAGAGATGCGCTCGCGCGGGCCCTGGCGGCCCAGGGCCTCGCGGTGCCCGTGATTCATCCGCTGCGCAGCGCGGTGCTGCTGGCCGCAACGCAGGTCCGGCTGGGATTGCGGCACCGGGCGGCGCGCCCGGCGCGCTGA
- a CDS encoding NAD(P)/FAD-dependent oxidoreductase — translation MQTTNSPGRPRVVIVGCGFGGLEAARKLQGADVDVTVIDRTNHHLFQPLLYQVATAGLAAPSIAAPVRGLFRGQANITSLLGEVTAIDPAARTVRMAGGNPVPYDHLIVAAGATHSYFGHDEWSANAPGLKTLADAFEIRRRVLLSFETAELTTDEQRRRALLTFVVIGAGPTGVEMAGTLAEIAKHTLAGEFRHIDPASAQVLLVEGGPRVLQAMPEGLSQKALEQLEKLGVEVRLNARVTAIDETGLEVQTGGGADGAPAQSYRIDSSCVVWAAGVAASPLGRMLGSATGVECDRAGRIKVEPDLSLAGHPEISVVGDLAAAMSHAPGKQPRPVPGVSPGAKQAGRAAAANILRRIAGQPTQAFRYRDYGNLATIGRNSAVVDLGTPFGALRFSGRLAWLFWLFAHAYFLIGFRNRIVVMMDWASAYWSFQRNARVVADVNGRSES, via the coding sequence ATGCAAACGACCAACTCCCCAGGCCGCCCCCGCGTCGTCATCGTCGGCTGCGGTTTCGGCGGGCTCGAAGCGGCTCGCAAGCTGCAAGGCGCCGACGTCGACGTGACGGTGATCGACCGTACCAACCACCACCTGTTCCAGCCGCTGCTCTACCAGGTGGCGACCGCCGGACTGGCGGCGCCGTCGATCGCGGCGCCGGTCCGCGGTCTGTTCCGCGGCCAGGCCAACATCACCTCCCTGCTCGGCGAGGTCACGGCCATCGATCCGGCCGCGCGCACGGTGCGCATGGCCGGCGGCAACCCGGTGCCCTACGACCACTTGATCGTCGCGGCCGGTGCCACCCACAGCTATTTCGGGCACGACGAATGGTCGGCCAATGCGCCGGGCCTCAAGACCCTGGCCGATGCCTTCGAGATCCGCCGCCGCGTGCTGCTGTCCTTCGAGACCGCCGAACTCACGACCGATGAACAACGCCGCCGCGCGCTGCTGACCTTCGTGGTGATCGGTGCCGGCCCCACCGGCGTGGAGATGGCGGGCACGCTGGCCGAGATCGCCAAGCACACGCTCGCGGGCGAGTTCCGCCACATCGATCCGGCGAGCGCGCAGGTGCTGCTGGTCGAGGGCGGCCCGCGCGTGCTGCAGGCGATGCCCGAGGGCCTGAGCCAGAAGGCGCTCGAGCAGCTCGAGAAGCTCGGCGTCGAGGTGCGGCTCAATGCGCGCGTGACCGCGATCGACGAAACCGGCCTCGAGGTGCAGACCGGCGGCGGCGCCGACGGCGCACCCGCGCAGAGCTACCGCATCGACAGCAGCTGCGTGGTGTGGGCCGCGGGCGTGGCGGCCTCGCCGCTGGGCCGCATGCTCGGCAGCGCCACTGGCGTCGAATGCGACCGCGCGGGCCGCATCAAGGTCGAGCCCGACCTGAGCCTCGCGGGCCATCCCGAGATCAGCGTGGTCGGCGACCTCGCGGCCGCCATGAGCCATGCGCCCGGCAAGCAGCCGCGGCCGGTGCCAGGCGTGTCGCCCGGCGCCAAGCAGGCCGGGCGCGCCGCGGCCGCCAACATCCTGCGCCGCATCGCGGGCCAGCCCACGCAGGCCTTCCGCTACCGCGACTACGGCAACCTCGCGACCATCGGCCGCAACTCGGCCGTGGTCGACCTGGGCACGCCCTTCGGCGCGCTGCGCTTCAGCGGCCGGCTCGCGTGGCTGTTCTGGCTGTTCGCGCACGCGTACTTCCTGATCGGCTTCCGCAACCGCATCGTGGTGATGATGGACTGGGCCAGCGCCTACTGGAGCTTCCAGCGCAATGCGCGCGTGGTGGCCGACGTGAACGGCCGCAGCGAGTCCTGA
- a CDS encoding SDR family oxidoreductase, with translation MSNTFSQQRVAIVGGTSGIGLAVAQRVVQQGGQVHVGGRSPQRLAAALEQLGPAATGATVDSSDADSLARFFAPLPAIDHLFTPGASYSVAPFGSEDVAQVESPFRQKFWPQYWAVHHALAKLSPNGSVVLMSGGAGARPLPGVASYAACNSAIEGLGRALAIDLAPRRVNTVSPGTIDSPLWRGRPAAAREAAYAGFAAISTLGRVGTVEEVADAVVFLMGNGFMSGTTLFADGGYTLR, from the coding sequence ATGAGCAACACCTTCTCGCAGCAACGCGTCGCCATCGTCGGCGGTACCTCGGGCATCGGCCTCGCGGTGGCGCAGCGCGTCGTCCAGCAGGGCGGCCAGGTCCACGTGGGCGGTCGCTCGCCGCAGCGGCTGGCGGCGGCCCTCGAGCAGCTCGGTCCCGCGGCCACCGGCGCGACGGTCGACTCCTCCGACGCCGATTCGCTCGCCCGCTTCTTCGCACCGCTGCCCGCCATCGACCACCTGTTCACGCCCGGCGCGAGCTACAGCGTCGCGCCCTTCGGCAGCGAGGACGTGGCGCAGGTCGAAAGCCCGTTCCGCCAGAAGTTCTGGCCCCAGTACTGGGCCGTGCACCATGCGCTCGCCAAGCTGTCGCCGAACGGTTCGGTGGTGCTGATGTCGGGCGGCGCGGGCGCGCGGCCGCTGCCGGGCGTCGCCAGCTACGCGGCCTGCAACAGCGCGATCGAGGGCCTGGGGCGCGCGCTCGCGATCGACCTGGCGCCGCGGCGCGTCAACACCGTGTCGCCCGGCACCATCGACAGCCCGCTGTGGCGCGGGCGCCCGGCCGCCGCGCGCGAAGCCGCCTATGCGGGCTTCGCCGCGATCAGCACGCTGGGCCGGGTCGGCACCGTCGAGGAAGTGGCCGACGCGGTGGTGTTCCTCATGGGCAACGGCTTCATGAGCGGCACCACGCTGTTCGCCGACGGCGGCTACACGCTGCGCTGA
- a CDS encoding thermonuclease family protein: MHLRAFLPILLAFPLLAHAAASRNCLVVGVSDGDTLTARCGRSGAYEQVKVRIAAIDAPEKAQPYGQRSRQALSRLCYAEQARITARDTDRYGRTVADVSCNGEDAGRRMVSEGWAWVYDYHGIASKRGGDLFRLQDGARAQRAGLWADTRPTPPWEWRRQRRESHWSDNFFSSF, translated from the coding sequence ATGCACCTGCGCGCGTTCCTTCCCATCCTTCTTGCCTTCCCCCTGCTGGCCCATGCCGCCGCTTCCCGCAACTGCCTCGTCGTCGGCGTCAGCGACGGCGACACGCTGACCGCGCGTTGCGGCCGCAGCGGCGCCTACGAACAGGTCAAGGTGCGCATCGCGGCCATCGACGCGCCCGAGAAGGCGCAGCCCTATGGCCAGCGCAGCCGCCAGGCGCTGAGCCGGCTCTGCTATGCCGAGCAGGCGCGGATCACCGCGCGCGACACCGACCGCTACGGCCGCACCGTGGCCGACGTGTCGTGCAACGGCGAGGACGCGGGCCGGCGCATGGTGTCGGAGGGCTGGGCCTGGGTCTACGACTACCACGGCATCGCGAGCAAGCGCGGCGGCGACCTGTTCCGGCTGCAGGACGGCGCCCGCGCGCAGCGCGCCGGGCTGTGGGCCGATACCAGGCCCACGCCGCCCTGGGAATGGCGTCGGCAGCGGCGCGAATCGCATTGGAGCGACAACTTCTTCTCGTCGTTCTGA
- a CDS encoding ergothioneine biosynthesis protein EgtB — MTLSRPITPAAGTVREQFRSVRAASLALAAPLSAEDQCIQSMPDASPTKWHLAHTTWFFETVLLQPHASGYQPFDTRFHYLFNSYYEALGPRHPRPQRGLLTRPSLDEVQAYRRHVDAAVLAFLDSDEAAAAWATLEPIVTLGLNHEQQHQELLLTDILHALSCNPLLPAYKPAGGPALRLAAVPPAMRWLPHDGGLVDIGHDGAGFSFDNETPRHRALLQPHAIADRLVNCGDFTQFIADGGYQRPELWLSDGWAAVQSQGWRHPAYWLAPDDPRLGASSANAGGWHVFGLHGVRPIEPEAPVSQLSFYEAAAYAEWAGARLPTEFEWEAAFGNPGISQMTGHVWQWTRSSYDPYPGFKPLPGVAAEYNGKFMVGQLVLRGGSVATPEGHACPSYRNFFPPAARWQFTGLRLAKDL; from the coding sequence ATGACGCTTTCCCGGCCGATCACGCCGGCAGCCGGCACCGTGCGAGAGCAGTTCCGCTCCGTGCGCGCCGCCAGCCTCGCGCTTGCCGCACCGCTTTCCGCCGAAGACCAGTGCATCCAGTCGATGCCCGACGCGAGCCCGACCAAGTGGCATCTCGCGCATACCACCTGGTTCTTCGAGACGGTTCTGCTGCAGCCGCATGCCAGCGGCTACCAGCCCTTCGACACGCGTTTCCATTACCTCTTCAATTCCTATTACGAGGCGCTGGGCCCGCGCCATCCGCGTCCGCAGCGCGGCCTGCTCACGCGGCCCTCGCTCGACGAGGTGCAGGCCTACCGCCGGCATGTCGACGCGGCCGTGCTGGCCTTCCTCGACAGCGACGAGGCAGCGGCCGCGTGGGCCACGCTCGAGCCCATCGTCACGCTGGGCCTGAACCACGAGCAGCAGCACCAGGAGCTGCTGCTCACCGACATCCTTCATGCGCTGTCGTGCAACCCGCTGCTGCCCGCCTACAAGCCCGCCGGCGGCCCCGCGCTGCGGCTGGCCGCGGTGCCGCCCGCCATGCGCTGGCTGCCGCACGACGGCGGCCTGGTCGACATCGGTCATGACGGCGCGGGCTTCTCGTTCGACAACGAGACCCCGCGCCATCGCGCGCTGCTGCAGCCGCATGCGATCGCCGACCGGCTCGTGAACTGCGGCGACTTCACGCAGTTCATCGCCGATGGCGGCTACCAGCGGCCCGAGCTGTGGCTGTCCGACGGCTGGGCCGCGGTGCAGTCGCAGGGCTGGCGTCATCCGGCCTACTGGCTCGCGCCCGACGATCCGCGCCTGGGTGCCTCGTCGGCCAATGCCGGCGGCTGGCACGTGTTCGGCCTGCATGGCGTGCGGCCGATCGAGCCCGAGGCGCCGGTATCGCAACTGAGTTTCTACGAGGCCGCCGCGTATGCCGAATGGGCCGGCGCGCGGCTGCCGACCGAGTTCGAGTGGGAGGCCGCGTTCGGCAACCCGGGCATCTCGCAGATGACCGGCCACGTGTGGCAATGGACGCGTTCCTCGTACGACCCGTATCCGGGCTTCAAGCCGCTGCCTGGCGTCGCGGCTGAATACAACGGCAAGTTCATGGTGGGCCAACTCGTGCTGCGCGGCGGCAGCGTGGCCACCCCCGAGGGCCATGCGTGCCCCAGCTATCGCAACTTCTTCCCGCCGGCCGCGCGCTGGCAATTCACCGGCCTGCGGCTCGCGAAGGATCTCTGA
- the egtD gene encoding L-histidine N(alpha)-methyltransferase, giving the protein MRPFAPIPAAASTASASSSSSLPFSAKKRPAVVAPAASAPLSEFAREMQAGLARMPRSISPKFFYDVVGSQLFDQICDLPEYYPTRTELRILGECAGEIAKQIGPNAEIVEFGAGSLTKIRLLLDALESPKRYLPIDISGEYLEGAAARLRADYPELAVQPIAADYTMPLVLPAPMPGAGRRVGFFPGSTLGNFEPDEALAFLQLAARMLRGGGMLIGVDLVKDPARLHAAYNDAQGVTAAFNLNLLRRANSELDADFDLDGFTHAAFFNAPLRRIEMHLVSRRAQSVSLNGETFGFEEGETIHTEYSHKFTVDGFRALAVKAGFRPGAVWVDSERLFSVHWLGA; this is encoded by the coding sequence ATGCGCCCATTCGCTCCCATTCCCGCGGCAGCTTCGACTGCTTCTGCTTCTTCCTCTTCGTCGTTGCCGTTCTCGGCGAAGAAGCGTCCGGCCGTGGTGGCTCCCGCTGCTTCTGCTCCGCTGTCCGAGTTCGCGCGCGAGATGCAGGCGGGGCTGGCGCGCATGCCGCGCAGCATCTCGCCGAAGTTCTTCTATGACGTCGTGGGCTCGCAGCTGTTCGATCAGATCTGCGATCTGCCCGAGTACTACCCGACGCGCACCGAGCTGCGCATCCTCGGCGAATGCGCGGGGGAGATCGCGAAACAGATCGGGCCGAATGCGGAGATCGTGGAGTTTGGGGCGGGGTCGTTGACCAAGATCCGCTTGCTGCTCGATGCGCTGGAGTCGCCGAAGCGTTATCTGCCGATCGATATCTCGGGGGAGTACCTCGAGGGGGCGGCTGCGCGCTTGCGTGCGGACTATCCGGAGTTGGCCGTGCAGCCGATTGCGGCTGACTACACGATGCCATTGGTGTTGCCCGCGCCCATGCCTGGGGCGGGGCGGCGGGTGGGGTTCTTTCCGGGGTCTACGCTGGGGAACTTCGAGCCCGACGAGGCGCTGGCCTTTCTGCAGCTGGCGGCTCGGATGCTGCGCGGTGGGGGAATGCTGATCGGGGTGGATCTGGTGAAGGATCCGGCGCGGTTGCATGCGGCCTACAACGATGCGCAGGGGGTGACGGCGGCGTTCAATCTCAATCTGTTGCGGCGTGCCAATTCGGAGCTGGATGCGGACTTCGATCTCGATGGGTTCACGCATGCTGCGTTCTTCAATGCGCCTCTGCGGCGGATCGAGATGCATCTGGTGAGTCGGCGGGCTCAGAGCGTTTCATTGAATGGCGAGACGTTTGGGTTCGAGGAAGGGGAGACCATTCATACGGAGTACTCGCACAAGTTCACTGTGGATGGGTTTCGTGCTTTGGCTGTGAAGGCGGGGTTTCGGCCGGGCGCGGTTTGGGTGGATTCGGAGAGGTTGTTCAGCGTGCATTGGTTGGGGGCTTGA
- a CDS encoding long-chain fatty acid--CoA ligase produces the protein MTLEPRPHHKFWPKRLPHSITVPAVSLWHNLKTAAERYPDNKALVFFGRVTSYRELASQVERLAGTLHALGVKRGDRVLLDMQNCPQLVIAHFAILRANAVVVPVNPMNRAEELKHYITDADAKVAITTGDLAGELARASDALPEGERLSRMIVTQFTDAFDPGVTGDDAPAAAWVDWLGIRHPLPALAGGEVMAWTEALETSHPVPEHVVGANDMALLPYTSGTTGLPKGCIHHHSSLMHNAMSGMLWGCAHSEVVVLAVVPMFHITGVVSMMHTAILAAATLVIMPRWDRDVAGRLISRWKVSSWTNIPTMVIDLMASPHFASYDLSSLSYIGGGGAAMPQAVAQRLQDQFGLKYQEGYGLTETAAPSHSNPAEHPKQQCLGIPFMSTDARVVDPDTLKELPPGESGEIIIHGPEVFQGYWKRPEATAAAFVEFEGKRFFRSGDMGRMDEEGYFFITDRLKRMINASGFKVWPAEVELLMFRHPAIQEACVISTKDAYRGESVKAVVVLRATHKDTTAQQIIDWCRENMAVYKIPRQVQFVDALPKSGSGKVMWRLLQEAKNA, from the coding sequence ATGACCCTGGAACCACGCCCGCATCACAAGTTCTGGCCCAAACGCCTGCCGCATTCGATCACCGTGCCCGCGGTGTCGCTCTGGCACAACCTCAAGACCGCCGCCGAGCGCTACCCCGACAACAAGGCCCTGGTGTTCTTCGGCCGCGTCACCAGCTACCGAGAGCTGGCGAGCCAGGTCGAGCGCCTGGCCGGCACCTTGCATGCGCTGGGCGTGAAGCGCGGCGACCGCGTGCTGCTCGACATGCAGAACTGCCCGCAGCTGGTGATCGCGCATTTCGCGATCCTGCGCGCCAATGCCGTGGTGGTGCCGGTCAACCCGATGAACCGGGCCGAGGAGCTCAAGCACTACATCACCGACGCCGACGCCAAGGTGGCGATCACCACCGGCGACCTCGCCGGCGAACTGGCCAGGGCCAGCGACGCGCTGCCCGAGGGCGAACGCCTGTCGAGGATGATCGTGACCCAGTTCACCGACGCCTTCGATCCCGGCGTGACCGGCGACGACGCGCCCGCGGCCGCCTGGGTCGACTGGCTCGGCATCCGCCATCCGCTGCCCGCGCTGGCCGGCGGCGAGGTCATGGCCTGGACCGAGGCGCTCGAAACCAGCCACCCGGTGCCCGAGCACGTGGTGGGCGCCAACGACATGGCGCTGCTGCCCTACACCAGCGGCACCACCGGCCTGCCAAAGGGCTGCATCCACCACCATTCGAGCCTGATGCACAACGCCATGTCGGGCATGCTGTGGGGCTGCGCGCATTCCGAGGTGGTGGTGCTGGCCGTGGTGCCGATGTTCCACATCACCGGCGTGGTCAGCATGATGCACACCGCGATCCTCGCAGCCGCCACGCTGGTCATCATGCCGCGCTGGGACCGCGACGTGGCCGGGCGCCTGATCTCGCGCTGGAAGGTCTCGAGCTGGACCAACATCCCGACCATGGTGATCGACCTCATGGCGAGCCCGCACTTCGCGAGCTACGACCTCTCGAGCCTGAGCTACATCGGCGGCGGCGGCGCGGCCATGCCGCAGGCGGTGGCGCAGCGGCTGCAGGACCAGTTCGGCCTCAAGTACCAGGAAGGCTACGGCCTCACCGAAACGGCCGCGCCCTCGCACTCGAACCCGGCCGAGCATCCCAAGCAGCAGTGCCTGGGCATCCCGTTCATGAGCACCGACGCGCGCGTGGTCGACCCCGACACGCTGAAGGAACTGCCGCCGGGCGAATCGGGCGAGATCATCATCCACGGCCCCGAGGTGTTCCAGGGCTACTGGAAGCGGCCCGAGGCCACGGCCGCGGCCTTCGTCGAGTTCGAGGGCAAGCGCTTCTTCCGCTCGGGCGACATGGGCCGCATGGACGAGGAGGGCTACTTCTTCATCACCGACCGCCTGAAGCGCATGATCAACGCCAGCGGCTTCAAGGTCTGGCCGGCCGAGGTCGAGCTGCTGATGTTCCGCCATCCGGCGATCCAGGAAGCCTGCGTGATCTCGACCAAGGACGCCTACCGCGGCGAATCGGTCAAGGCCGTGGTGGTGCTGCGCGCCACCCACAAGGACACGACCGCGCAGCAGATCATCGACTGGTGCCGCGAGAACATGGCGGTCTACAAGATCCCGCGCCAGGTGCAGTTCGTCGACGCGCTGCCCAAGAGCGGCAGCGGCAAGGTCATGTGGCGGCTGTTGCAGGAAGCCAAGAACGCCTGA